In Halobacterium noricense, the genomic stretch AGACAGGCTCTCGAACCACATGTCGATGGGGCCGAACGAACGAGCTTCTTCCGCGCCCTGCGAGTTCCGGAGTTCGTTCCAGCGACTCGCGATGTGGTTGAGTTGGACCCTGAGGAAGTCGCGGAGGTCCTGATACCGCGGGTCCTCTTGGACGATGTCTTCCCGGTTCGAGGTCGCGATGTCCGTCTCGTCGTCGTAGTCGAGGAAGTCGGCGTGTATCTCGCCGACGAGGTACTTCGTGTACATCCGGCCGTCGTTGAAGTCCTCGAGGAGATCCGGCTTCGCCATCTTCCCGCGGACCAGCAGCGATATCTTGTTCAGATCGTCTGTCTCGTTCTGTCGACCGGGATAGTCTTCTACGAGGTCGCTCGGCTGTTCGACCGTCCCGATCCAACCACGAATCTCGTGCCCGTCCTCGGTCGTAGCCGGTCGCTTCTCGTGCTCTTCGAGCTTCGAGTCTCGACAGTAGTCGCGGTACTCGTCGCCGTCGAACGTCCAGAGGAACTGGACCTTGTGGAAGTAGTCCCGATCGGTCACCTTCACTGGCTCGTCGTTCACCAAGATCTCGAAGTTATAGTCGGGGCCGATGATACCGAACCGACGGGCGAGGCGTTTGCGTAGCGCGCTCTCGGCAGTCCGCAAGCGCTTCTTCAAGTCCTTCAGGACGATCTTCGTGCCCTCCTCTAAGTCGTCGGGGAACGTGTCGAGAGCCGTCGGCTGGTATCGTCCGTCACCGAGCCGCCCACCGTCTTCCTCCTCTTCGCTGATCGCCTCCTTGATCTCGTCGACGTTCATCCGGAAGGCGTGCTGCTCGCCGTCTTTGGAGGTGTACACTTCCACAGTGTTGGCGATCGAGAACAGCGACAGCTTACCGATTCCCTTCCGGCCCATGACCGGGCGACCGTGCTTCGGGGTCCGATTCGATCTGCCCTCGTCCTCGCGGCGGCGGTACCCCACGTGGAGGTACCGGTGGTTGACGTCGTACGCGTCCATCCCGTGCCCGTCGTCGACGATCTCGATGCGGTCTCCTTCGGTGTCGATGTTCACCTCGACTCGTTCGGCATCGGCGTCCCACGCGTTCGCGACGGCTTCGGAGAGTACCGCGGGGACGTTACTGTAGAGGTTCAGCCCGAGGTGGTTGAGGACGTTGAGGCTGAGGGAGAGTTCGTAGTCGGTGCTCGGCTCTGATTTGGGTTCAGGCTGCGACATTATAGTTCTCGACGTGTTCGACGATGGTCTCGCCGACGACTTCCGCGAGACGTACGGGGACGGCGTTACCGACGAACCGACCAACGGTCTGGTAGTGGATATCCTCTTCGTCCTCGACGAACTCGTAGTCCGGCGGGAACGTCTGGAGGATCGCGCCCTCGCGGAGCGAGATCGCGCGGTCTTGCTCTGGGTGGCCGAAGCGTCCGCTCCCGTAGTTGTAATACTGCGTCGTGATCGTGGGCGCGGTCGTGTCCCACTGCATACGACCGTAGACGCTCCCGAAGGACTGCCCACTCTCCTTCGTGTGACAGTCTAGTCGAATTTCCGGGTCCCAGTCACGCCACGTCCCTCCTGGCTTCGACTGTCGAATTCGTTCGATATTCTGCTCCTCGAGCGTCCGTGAACGGTGGAGAGGGTCGTTCTCGTCCACCCCGCCAGCGTCAATCTCGGGAACGACGCCGTTGCCGATCGCGTCTCGTACCGTCGGGTAGTTCGAGGGAGAGTGTGTCGGTCCCTTCAGTTCGATCGGACCGTACTTCGAGGCGAGAACGACGATCCGCTTCCGGTCTTGCGGAATCCCGTAGTCCGGACACTCTACGACGGAGAACGAGACGTCGTACCCCGCCCGCCAGAGAGTGTTCACGAAGTCCGAGTAGACCGGCTTGTTGCGGAGTTCGGAGACGTTCTCCATCACGACGATTCCGGGTTCGACCTCCTCGACGAGGTTCCCGAAGTCGCGGACGAGCCCCCAGTCGTCGCGCTCCGAGGAATCCTCGGCGTTGTTCAAGTTCGAGAACGGCTGGCAGGGCGCACAGCCCGCGAGGACGCTGACCGTCCCGTCGTCCAGCCACTCCGAGACCTGTTCGGCGTCAAGGTCCGCGACGTCGGCCTGCTCGAAGCGTGCCTCGTTGTTGGCCTCGTACGCGTGCTCGCACTCGTCGTCACGGTCCACGCCGACGGCGACTGGAATCCCAGCCGTCTCTAGACCGTGTGTCAACCCACCGACCCCGCAGAACAAGTCCACGGCGGTCGCGTCAGCTTTCATAGAGTACGAGTGATTCAGTCAGGGTATAAAACTGACGCGACTCAAAGCCCAGCGACCGAGTACTTCGTGGCGAGGTCTCGGGATGTCGTGATAGATATGGTAATTCATTTTTGCTGAGGAGTGTCCAATAAGGTCGAAAATATGCTCAACCAGAAACATTAGGACCCCACGCAACACTTGTCCTCTAAATGTCCGTTGGATGGAAATTCAGCCGGTCTTCGACTGACGAGGGACGGTCAGGGGGCAATCCGTCAGAATATGCCTTCGATCACGACCTGAAAGATTTCGTTCGCGAAACTCTCCAGAACTCAAACGACGCTGGACAAGACATCTCAGAAACGACGGAAGTTACGTACTCCTTCCGCGAACTAACCGGAGAAGACCTCGAGCGCTTCCTCGGCGCTATCGACTGGGATGAAGAGCATAGTGACCCCGCACGAGAGACGCTCAGGGAGCACATCAGAAAAGTTACTGATGCAGACAAAGATGCGACAGTAAGTCGTGTCCTCAAGGAGATAGAGGACGATGGACGACTCCTCGCGGTTACCGTGGAGGACAAGAATACCCACGGACTCTACGGTCCCGAAGGTGGGGACGGTCCCTTCTCGGCGCTCGTACTAGACGAGCTAATCACAGAAAAAGAAGGAGGTAGTGGTGCCGGCGGCAGTTACGGGCTGGGGAAAGCGGTCCTGTGGTCATGGTCGGGATTGAAAACAGTCTTCTTCAACTCGGTACCGAGTGATACGGACGAGGAGCCACCTCGTCTAATCGGTCGAACTCAACTCCCCGCTCACGAGTCGGATGCTGACGAGTACCGTTACGAGGGACGAGGCCTGTTTGGCGATGTAGACGCGGGAAGCACGCCAACTGCGATTGCAAGTACAAGTGGGTCGACAATACAAAAGTGGGGCGACGGACAGGGGAGACCGTACTCGGCCTGGGATGGGGCTGCATCCGAAGTCGCTGAAGAGATGGGAATATCTCGACCCGGCGATGTAACGGGGACAAGCGTTACCGTCCTTGGTTTCTGTGAGCCCGGAGGCAAATCACAGCCGTCGCCCGAGACACTCGCTACCGAGGTCGCCCGCGAAGCATCGAAGTGGTTCTGGCCGGCAATGCTTCGAGGAGACCTCGAGGTTACTGTCGAGACTGCTGACGAAGAGATAGACGTAGAACCCGACACGTACGAAGAGGTCAAGCCGTTCATTCGATGTATTCAGAACCGAAACAGCACCCGGGATGTCCTCGAGCAACCAGGCCACGTCGCCGTACAATCACCCACCTTCGAGATTGAAGATAAGGACACCGAAGACGGTGAGGAAGAGACAGAGAGTGGCCCGATAAACGTCTATGCGAGACTAGCGGACCCAGACAATAGCGGGAGTCTCGCGAACAAAGTCGCGTTAATTCGGGGTGCTGGGATGGTGGTGAAGTACTACAACCGGAACCGAGTCGTGTATGGGGATCGGGAGTTCCACGGAGTCGTTTTGGCCGGTAAAGCACGACGATGGACAGACGAAGAGCCAACACAAGCCGACAAAGACATCGATAACTATCTTCAAGCAGCGGAGCCACCCCGCCACGACAACTGGGAGTACACGAAGAACCTGAAATCGACATACGGGACTAGTAGTAGGACGACGATTCAGGACCTCCAGCGGGACATCATCACTGACGCTATCAAAAATCTCGTGAGACAAACGCGAGAGGAGGGGCGTCTCGTCGCGGGCCGGCTGGCCGATAGGTTGAGTCTTCCCGAAGGACGTGGGGAAGGTGTAGACTCCACAAATGGGCCTGGTGGCGGTGGTTCACCAGTTCTTCGCGGAACCACAGAAATCTCGTTCGACAGCGGGGACGGTGCGTGGAATTTCTCCGGGTATGCTCAAGTTAGAGAGGACGATTACGAAGCCTGGCAGGCGACGTGTACCCTTCAGAAAATCGACGAAGAAGGTCGTGTTCAAGGGACGATTCCGATTGATTATCTGGAGTGTGAAGACGAAGGCGTATATGTGGACGACGATCCGGATGAACCGGTCATCCGGTGTGGTCCGGACCAAGAATCAATCAGGTTCAGCGGGGCTTCCGACGTGAACCCGTTCCGCGGAGAGACTAAAATCAGAATTGTAGGCGAAGTCTTCAAAGGAGGGCTGCGGACATGAGCTCTCAACCAGAAGAAGAGCCAGAGACTGGGGAATTGGACCTCGCATCTCTGGATCCCTCGGACTTCCGGTCTCGGTCTGGGACGCTTGATGCGTCTGCACTCCCACACAAACATGCTCCAGAAGGGTTGGAGTGGGAGATTCAGTCTTGTGAGACGGACGGAGGCGAAGAACCACCTCGAGAACCGTCTACCAACGAGATTTCTCTCGTCGACGAGGATTGGGACTCCGTCACGTTGACTATAAATGTCGAACTTCCACAGTGGAGTTACGACCTCGTGTTTCCAGACCAAGGAGAACTAACCGCCAGGATTGGGGTCGTATACTGGTGTCGGCAGACGATACTACGTGACCGTTCAAATACGGTGGAGATCAGCGAACCGGGCACTAAGGAGTTCGAAGTCACGATCCCGCGAGAGGACGTCAGGCAATCCCTCAAAATCCAACCGGCACTCGTCTGCGTTGAGTGCACAGAAGACGCGGAAGACTTCGCGACACAGCCCGGGCACCGGATGGCAGAAGGAGAAGTTTGGACGGTCAAGACGGATCTGCAACAAACAACTCAGAATCTCCTCCAACCGGAAACGAAGAGGTTCAGTGAAGACTCAGACTTCCCCGGCGAAGATCACCTACTATTCGTTGACTTCGACCGTGATCCACCAGCACTGTACCTGAATGGCGATCATGAGCGTGTCGTCGCCGCCCTTGACAGTGACGCATACCAAGGGTGGGATGCCGCCGTACGTGACGTCGCCTACGACGTCATCGAGTCCGAGTTCTGGCCACAGATGCTATTGGAGGCTGCATCCGACATCACAGATAGCGGGGGCCCAGATGAAGCGTGGAAACAGGGCGTTATCGAGAAGTTTCGAGAGCCGATATACGGAGAAGATACGTCGTACGAAGAAGCGCTCGACATGTTGCGGGAGGACCTCAATTCGCCAAGCCGACTAGCACGCCTCATTCAAGAGATCGATGATGCGGTACAGTCACGGAACGACTCACCCAGCCACCTGAAGACTCTCCTTGACTTGGTCGATAACCGATGACTCAACTTCGAGAACTCACCGCGGCGGGACGCGCAGAAGTCAAGAAAGTGATCGAACAGGGGCAACCCGTAACGGAGATCCCAGAATCCACACTCCGTGAACACTCGTACGACATCAAAGGCGCATCGGCTGATTTGGAGGCACTCCGAGACGAGCTAGAGGGCGTAGTTGACGAGCACAACGAGAACGATCATAACATCGACGCTGCGGCCGCACCCTCAGTCCGAGAGTTCATCGACATCACACGGAGAACTGCCGCTAGACCGGGACTCTGGCACTGGCTGACCGTCAGCAAGTTCCCTGACTTCGTCTACCATCGCTGGCCGAACGCAGACGACGAAGAGAAGTTCCTAGACGGTGGTACGGACATCTACTCGAACGCCATCCACCAACTCTGGTGGGGAGCCGAATTGACTCGTGACGGCGACGACTACACCGTAACGAAACAGATGTTCGGACAAGGTCGACTTGCGAACGACGTCCTCGACAGCTGGTCTTCGAGGTACGAACCCGCCGCGAAGATTCACACGAAAATTCTCCTCGGCGAATCGTCCGACACCGTACAGAAGAAAAGTCGGGACATCCGCAACAAACTCTCAGTCTACAAACTTGATCTAATGACGGACGAAGAGATTGGAGAATTCATGGAACGAATCGTCGAACAGTCCTAATTCTTCGAGTCGTATTCTCCGAGGAGTCATCTATCATCTCTTCTAATTCCCGAGGTCAGTAGCGAAGTCGGCGTCCGTATCCTCAAGGAATCGCTGACCGTCGTCGGTGAGACAATACTTTGGCGCTCCCAATTTTAATCGAGTCCATCAGACCCGCTTCTTCGGGCGTGGTAAGTCTGCTCAGAGTTACCTATAGACTGTACGAAAGCTGGTCGACTATGTCCGACAGAAGGTCCAAATTCGCTCGCTGAATAGACTCAAGATACGACACCACACACCCAGGGAGAA encodes the following:
- a CDS encoding BbrUII/HgiDII family restriction enzyme, with amino-acid sequence MSQPEPKSEPSTDYELSLSLNVLNHLGLNLYSNVPAVLSEAVANAWDADAERVEVNIDTEGDRIEIVDDGHGMDAYDVNHRYLHVGYRRREDEGRSNRTPKHGRPVMGRKGIGKLSLFSIANTVEVYTSKDGEQHAFRMNVDEIKEAISEEEEDGGRLGDGRYQPTALDTFPDDLEEGTKIVLKDLKKRLRTAESALRKRLARRFGIIGPDYNFEILVNDEPVKVTDRDYFHKVQFLWTFDGDEYRDYCRDSKLEEHEKRPATTEDGHEIRGWIGTVEQPSDLVEDYPGRQNETDDLNKISLLVRGKMAKPDLLEDFNDGRMYTKYLVGEIHADFLDYDDETDIATSNREDIVQEDPRYQDLRDFLRVQLNHIASRWNELRNSQGAEEARSFGPIDMWFESLSPENRERAQRLFGKINQITVEDDDERRELFKHGVLAFENLKYKENLDRLDDLTADADTDVSRTFDGLDDVESTQLDQMATQRAKAIDAIQVWLSERGWTEELSDIVRERPWLLNPAWTQTARADSVGGVARIELDDVGENSPLHGHDDVIAVKQSDGLDLVAFQPVDFDLGNELLERVQTYEDVLEHAVAESNSGRPPGNVVVVVPEDTRGDFDGGFLERMDAVVHSYEDLLAEAKQAYERQRERDTNAGRVTRLVQDIESGDAFE
- a CDS encoding DNA cytosine methyltransferase — encoded protein: MKADATAVDLFCGVGGLTHGLETAGIPVAVGVDRDDECEHAYEANNEARFEQADVADLDAEQVSEWLDDGTVSVLAGCAPCQPFSNLNNAEDSSERDDWGLVRDFGNLVEEVEPGIVVMENVSELRNKPVYSDFVNTLWRAGYDVSFSVVECPDYGIPQDRKRIVVLASKYGPIELKGPTHSPSNYPTVRDAIGNGVVPEIDAGGVDENDPLHRSRTLEEQNIERIRQSKPGGTWRDWDPEIRLDCHTKESGQSFGSVYGRMQWDTTAPTITTQYYNYGSGRFGHPEQDRAISLREGAILQTFPPDYEFVEDEEDIHYQTVGRFVGNAVPVRLAEVVGETIVEHVENYNVAA
- a CDS encoding DUF6339 family protein; the protein is MIEQGQPVTEIPESTLREHSYDIKGASADLEALRDELEGVVDEHNENDHNIDAAAAPSVREFIDITRRTAARPGLWHWLTVSKFPDFVYHRWPNADDEEKFLDGGTDIYSNAIHQLWWGAELTRDGDDYTVTKQMFGQGRLANDVLDSWSSRYEPAAKIHTKILLGESSDTVQKKSRDIRNKLSVYKLDLMTDEEIGEFMERIVEQS